The DNA sequence CGCGTCCGCGTTCGCCCCGGCGGGGTCGCCGCTGCCGCGGACGCCGAGGACGTCCAGCCCCTCGGCCTGCGTCGGGAGCTTCGTCCCGCCGCCGACGGTGCCGACTTCGAGACTAGCCAGAGAGACGGAGAAGTAGAGGTCGCCCTCCTTGACCTCCGCCGTCGTGATGGCGTTGGAGCCTTCGACGACCTGCGCGGCGTCCTGGCCCGTCGCGAGGAACATCGCGGCGACGACGTTGGCGACGTGGGCGTTGAAGCCGAGACTCCCCGCTTTCGCGCTGCCGACGAGGTTCTTCCGGGTGTTGATCTCCGCGATGGCCTCCGGTGTCGTGTGGAGTTTCTCCTCGACGACTGCACGGGGAATCAGGACGTCGGCCGTGACGCTCCGGCCGCGGCCCTCGACGGCGTTGATGGCGGCGGGCTTCTTGTCCGTACAGAGGTTGCCCGAGAGCGCGACGAGGCTGGCCGTGGTCTCTTCCTCGACGACGTCCGCGGCGGCGCGGGTGGCGATGGTGGCCATGTTCATCCCCATCGCGTCTTTGGTGTCGTAGCGGAACCGAAGAAAGACGTTGTCGCCGACGACGTACGGGGTCACGTCGAGCAGTTCGCCGTGGCTCGTCGTCTCCTCGGCAGCCTCCTTCAGTACCTGCTCGTTGTCGCGGACCCACGACACGAGGGCCTCGGCCTCGGCGACGTCAGCGACGCGGAAGACGGGCGCGCGGGTCATACCGGACTTCGTGACGCGGGCGGTCGCGCCGCCCGCGCCGTCGATGACCGAACAGCCGCGGTTGACGGAGGCGAGCAGCGCGCCCTCGGTCGTCGCCAGCGGGAGGTAGGTGTCGCCCGAGACCGCCGCGCCGTCGATACTGACCGGGCCGACGACGCCCATCGGAATCTGGGCCGCGCCGATCATGTTCTCGATGGCCGAGTCGGCCACCTCCGCCGGGAAGCCGTAGTCGCCGACGGCGTCGAGGTCGGCACCCGATTGCTCCTCGACGAGGAGGCGTCGGGCCGCCGCCGCCGTGTCCGCGTCGGCGTGTTCTTCGAGTTCGTGGAAGCGAAGCTCGCCGCTCTCGACCTTCGCTGCGAGATCTGCCGGGTCGCTCATGACTCACTCTCCTCGTGGCGGTCGCTAAGGACTGTCGGTTGCGGGTGAAAAGAGTGCCACGACGACGCGTGGCGATGGGAGACTCAGACTCCCTGCGGCGTCAGCGAGACTGCTGCCGCGCTGCGTCAGTTGGTCCGTCGCGTAGCGAAGGCTGCGGCCGCGAGGACTGCCAGGGCAGTGACGACGACACCGAAGCCGGGCGAGGTGGTCTCCGTCGTCTCACCGTCGGAGCCGTCCGAACCGTCCGAGCTACCGCCGTCCTCGGCGTCCTCGGACATCTCGGTCGTCGAGTCCGAGCTGTCGGAGCTATCCGAACTATCCGAGTCGCTCGAACTGTCCGAGTCGTCCGAGCTGTCGGAATCATCCATGTCGCTGGCCGTGGTCGTGGTGTCCGTCGGCGTCGCAGTCGTCGTATCCGTCGACTGCGTCGAGCCGATGGTCAGGTAGGCCGTGTCCGAGCCGATGGGGTTGCCGTCGGCGTTCAGGTAGAGACCGTCCTCCTCCCCACCACTGTCGACGTAGTTGTAGCGGAGGTCACCGTCGGTGTCCATGTAGGACTGGACGACGACCGACTGATTCTCCTCCAGGGACTCGTCGAGTTCGACCGTCACGTCCGAGTGCTGACCGGCTTCGAGATAGCCCGACGTGCCGACGACGCTACCGGGGTTCGCACCCGACTGCGTCTGGACGGCGACGAAGCCGCCCTCCGAGAGGTTGACGGAGTCGACCGTCACCGTCTCACCGCTCGTCGTCTGGTTGGTGACAGACGCCATGGCGTCGTGCGCCTCGTAGCTCACCGTCGCGTTGGCCGTGTCGGCCGCGCTCTGGCTGTTGATGGTCGTGGTGACCGTCGCGCTCCCCGCGTTCTGCGGGTTCTGGACCGGGGTCAGGACGAGCACGACCTCGTCACCTTCTTCGAGCGTGAGGTTGCCAGCGAGCGACACCTGCACGGCGGCACCGTTCTTCATGCCGGTGACGCTCGAGATGGTCGCGTTCTCGTCGATACGCGTCCCCATGTTGTCGCCACCGCGGTCGACGCCGACGCGTTCGATGGTGTCGGCACCGACGTTACTGACGCCCGCGGTGGGCTGGTCGACGCTGTAGTCGACGACGACGTCGTTCAGCTGCTGCCCGGTGCTCCCTGCGTCTGCTCCCAGTTCGACCACGACGGTGTGGGTCGACTCGGAGTTGTTCGGACCGGACGGTGTGGCGTCGATAGTCGCAGTCGCCCCTGCGGCCGCCACGGGGGTCGCGGCGGCAGCACTACCGAGCACCGTCATCAGTACGAGTAATCCAGCAACGAATCCGTCTCTGCTGCCATCTGGCAACATACAGAGTTTAATCCGGACCGAAGCTGGTAATGATTTGTGGCCGAAATCGTGGTAACGTGCCACGTTGCGGCGTCTATTGCCGGATTTCGCCACCTTCACTGTGTTCCCGAACCTCTTTGCCGCTCGCCGCGCCTTCCACGCGTATGACCCAGGCCGCCGACCTCCTCCTCACGAACGCCGAGGTCCACACCCTCACCGACCCCGACGAGACCCACGAGGCCGTCGCCGTCCGCGACGGCCGAATCGTCCGCGTCGGCAACAGCTACGAACTCCGGTTTCTCGACGGCGTCGACACCGACGTCGTCGACCTCGACGGCCGGGTGCTGCTGCCCGGCTTCATCGACGCCCACACCCATCTGACGGCGACGGGCCGGTATCTCGTCCACGCCGACCTCTCGGGTGCCACGGGACCGGCCGAGGCCGTCGAGCGGTTGCAGACGCGAGCGGACGAGACCGCTGGCGAGAGCGATGCCGACGACGAAGACAGTCGAGACGAGTGGGTGCTCGGCTTCGGCTACGACGAGAGCACGTGGGACGAGAAACGCTATCTCACCCGCGAGGACCTCGACGCCGTCAGCGATTCGCGGCCCGTCGCCGCCTTCCGCGAGGATATGCACGTCGCCTCGCTGAACTCCGTCGCGCTCGACCGTCTACTCTCTGAGATGCCTAGCGAGGACGTCCACCGCGAGGGCGGCGAGCCGACCGGCGTCGTCGTCGAGGAGGCCGTCGACCCGGTCTACGCGACCATCGAACCCGACGCCGAGGGCACCGAGCGGCTGGTCCGCGCGGCGCAGTCGTACGCCAACAAGCGCGGCGTCACGGCCATCCACGACATGGTCCGGAAGTCCCGCGCGCCGGAGGTCTACCGCGCGCTCGACCTCGCCGACGACCTCACGGTCCGCGTCCGAATCAACTACTGGGCGGACCATCTGGATGCACTGATCGAGACTGGCGAGCGGACGAACTACGGCAGCGACTTCGTGCAGACGGGTGCCATCAAGAGCTACACCGACGGCAGCTTCGGCGGCCGGACGGCCAAGCTCTCGGAACCCTATTCGGACGCGCCCGATGAGACCGGGCAGTGGGTCGTCGGTCCCGACGAGCTGGCCGAGTACGTCGCCCGCGCCGACGAGGCGGGCTTCCAGTTCACCGCCCACGCCATCGGCGACGAGGCCATCGATGCCGTCCTCGACGCCTACGAGAACTGCGAGGACCCCGGCGAGTCACGCCACCGAATCGAACACGTCGAACTCGCTTCCGAGGA is a window from the Halogranum gelatinilyticum genome containing:
- the hmgA gene encoding hydroxymethylglutaryl-CoA reductase (NADPH), with the protein product MSDPADLAAKVESGELRFHELEEHADADTAAAARRLLVEEQSGADLDAVGDYGFPAEVADSAIENMIGAAQIPMGVVGPVSIDGAAVSGDTYLPLATTEGALLASVNRGCSVIDGAGGATARVTKSGMTRAPVFRVADVAEAEALVSWVRDNEQVLKEAAEETTSHGELLDVTPYVVGDNVFLRFRYDTKDAMGMNMATIATRAAADVVEEETTASLVALSGNLCTDKKPAAINAVEGRGRSVTADVLIPRAVVEEKLHTTPEAIAEINTRKNLVGSAKAGSLGFNAHVANVVAAMFLATGQDAAQVVEGSNAITTAEVKEGDLYFSVSLASLEVGTVGGGTKLPTQAEGLDVLGVRGSGDPAGANADALAEAIAVGALGGELSLLAALGSRHLSSAHESLGR
- a CDS encoding DUF7282 domain-containing protein — translated: MLPDGSRDGFVAGLLVLMTVLGSAAAATPVAAAGATATIDATPSGPNNSESTHTVVVELGADAGSTGQQLNDVVVDYSVDQPTAGVSNVGADTIERVGVDRGGDNMGTRIDENATISSVTGMKNGAAVQVSLAGNLTLEEGDEVVLVLTPVQNPQNAGSATVTTTINSQSAADTANATVSYEAHDAMASVTNQTTSGETVTVDSVNLSEGGFVAVQTQSGANPGSVVGTSGYLEAGQHSDVTVELDESLEENQSVVVQSYMDTDGDLRYNYVDSGGEEDGLYLNADGNPIGSDTAYLTIGSTQSTDTTTATPTDTTTTASDMDDSDSSDDSDSSSDSDSSDSSDSSDSTTEMSEDAEDGGSSDGSDGSDGETTETTSPGFGVVVTALAVLAAAAFATRRTN
- a CDS encoding amidohydrolase; its protein translation is MTQAADLLLTNAEVHTLTDPDETHEAVAVRDGRIVRVGNSYELRFLDGVDTDVVDLDGRVLLPGFIDAHTHLTATGRYLVHADLSGATGPAEAVERLQTRADETAGESDADDEDSRDEWVLGFGYDESTWDEKRYLTREDLDAVSDSRPVAAFREDMHVASLNSVALDRLLSEMPSEDVHREGGEPTGVVVEEAVDPVYATIEPDAEGTERLVRAAQSYANKRGVTAIHDMVRKSRAPEVYRALDLADDLTVRVRINYWADHLDALIETGERTNYGSDFVQTGAIKSYTDGSFGGRTAKLSEPYSDAPDETGQWVVGPDELAEYVARADEAGFQFTAHAIGDEAIDAVLDAYENCEDPGESRHRIEHVELASEEAIERFGDLGVVASVQPNFLKWAGETGLYADRLGDRRTATNRYPALLDAGARLAFGSDCMPLDPLLGIHHAVNAPADSQRLGVTEALRAYTLGAAYAGFDEDESGTVEVGKRADLVALDGSPWETPDAIRDVDVALTVVDGDVVYDGR